In Paralichthys olivaceus isolate ysfri-2021 chromosome 13, ASM2471397v2, whole genome shotgun sequence, the following are encoded in one genomic region:
- the LOC109632098 gene encoding lipid scramblase CLPTM1L-like isoform X2 — translation MPDNSQLNLAVKIDPFDPHSSFERQVNVSLPEETRANGTLYAVVYVHKASVSPLEDSREVHYAAQLTTHITPTHPEGQRDPQKRSSPKPENPVSHWRPHLSVTMMSEDFTFNKAGLPSDVRRYMRVSQERHQMIYLPLLLVNELSVRVRDLMKINSSTVHLPLTVSYEGISLRGFRFWVHLQDVVYSLRQFGFTEENIDEIKETLMGSNLYLLVLTALITALQLICEFLALKNDFSSWRKKKNMVGMSRKSVLWRSLSTLLIFLHLLEETSLLVLLPVGLGACVEVWKVFKVYKIHLLWRSSNLHLNKLDEEERKTLEYDTQASRYLSYLVYPLCISGAIFSLAYLRQKNYYSWLINSLVTGVYAFGFLSMAPQLFINHKLKSVSHLQGTVLMYRGVNTLISDLCSCASFFSGSFSSSHQLSCFRDELLFLLYLYQRRLYAAKARRRDSGSHSKKVKTQ, via the exons ATGCCAGACAACAGCCAACTCAACCTCGCTGTAAAAATAGACCCATTTGACCCACATTCGTCATTTGAAAG GCAGGTGAATGTCTCTCTGCCAGAGGAGACCCGGGCTAATGGCACTCTGTATGCAGTCGTCTATGTTCACAAAGCCAGTGTTTCACCTCTGGAGGACAGCAGAGAAGTCCACTATGCGGCTCAGCTCACCACCCacatcacacccacacacccagaGGGGCAGAGAGACCCGCAGAAG AGGTCCAGCCCCAAACCAGAGAATCCTGTGTCCCATTGGAGACCTCACCTGTCAGTCACCATGATGTCAGAGGACTTCACCTTCAACAAGGCGGGGCTTCCCAGTGATGTGCGGCGATACATGAGAGT GTCTCAGGAAAGACACCAGATGATCtaccttcctctgctgctggttaATGAACTCAGCGTCAGAGTCAGAGACCTCATG AAGATCAACAGCAGCACTGTTCACCTCCCTCTGACTGTGTCCTACGAGGGAATCTCTCTAAGGGGATTCAGGTTTTGGGTCCATCTGCAGGATGTGGTTTATTCCCTACGACAGTTTG GCTTCACTGAGGAAAACATTGATGAAATTAAAGAAACTCTGATGGGATCCAATCTCTACCTGTTAGTGCTGACTGCACTCATCACTGCTCTGCAG CTCATCTGTGAATTCCTGGCTCTTAAAAATGACTTCAGCTcttggagaaaaaagaagaacatgGTGGGAATGTCCAGAAAGTCAG tttTGTGGCGTAGTCTCAGTACTTTGCTGATTTTCCTTCATCTGCTGGAGGAGACCAGTCTGCTGGTGCTGCTTCCTGTGGGACTGGGGGCGTGTGTGGAG GTGTGGAAGGTATTTAAAGTGTATAAGATCCATTTGCTGTGGAGAAGCTCCAACCTGCAC TTGAATAAACTggatgaagaagagagaaagacactggAGTATGACACACAG GCGTCCAGATACTTGTCCTACTTGGTTTATCCTTTGTGTATCAGTGGAGCTATTTTCTCTCTGGCCTACTTACGCCAAAAGAA CTATTATTCCTGGTTGATCAACAGCCTGGTGACTG GAGTTTACGCCTTTGGCTTCCTGTCCATGGCCCCTCAGCTCTTCATTAACCACAAG TTGAAGTCTGTGAGTCACCTGCAGGGGACGGTGTTGATGTACAGA GGAGTGAACACGCTGATCTCAGATCTGTGCTCTTGCGCCTCCTTTTTCTCTGgatccttctcctcctctcatcaaCTCTCCTGCTTCAGAGATGAGCTGCTGTTCCTCCTCTACCTCTACCAGCGAAG GCTTTACGCCGCCAAGGCCAGAAGACGAGACTCTGGGAGCCACAGCAAGAAAGTAAAAACTCAGTGA
- the LOC109632132 gene encoding prostate stem cell antigen-like has product MKMLLSFVLLSLLFPPALALECYVCAASTTNEQCNQNTQECQTPLDTCMTSIDTLGTSIAIVKQCASAATCTGAASSSSVDENGNGNSVNCCNSFNLCNFSGAESVHVHTTLLLLTVVVIRLLSL; this is encoded by the exons ATGAAGATGCTCCTCAGCTTtgtgctcctctccctcctcttccctccag CTTTGGCACTGGAATGCTACGTGTGCGCTGCTTCTACCACCAACGAACAATGCAACCAGAACACTCAGGAATGTCAGACACCGCTGGACACGTGCATGACGTCCATCGACACTTTAG gtACATCCATAGCCATAGTGAAGCAGTGTGCCAGTGCGGCCACCTGCACAGGAGCTGCCTCGTCTTCCTCAGTCGATGAAAACGGAAACGGAAACTCCGTCAACTGCTGCAACAGCTTCAATTTGTGTAACTTTAGCGGAGCCGAGTCCGTCCACGTGCACACGACACTTCTGCTTCTGACTGTGGTTGTAATACGACTGTTGTCACTGTGA
- the LOC109632098 gene encoding lipid scramblase CLPTM1L-like isoform X1 — MFPSCCSKPAADGGKRSSSVAKLLLGVFVVYSLHTAWLLYGFLNTRPCDGGRGETCISSYLTARPRLQLSVFTCLMPDNSQLNLAVKIDPFDPHSSFERQVNVSLPEETRANGTLYAVVYVHKASVSPLEDSREVHYAAQLTTHITPTHPEGQRDPQKRSSPKPENPVSHWRPHLSVTMMSEDFTFNKAGLPSDVRRYMRVSQERHQMIYLPLLLVNELSVRVRDLMKINSSTVHLPLTVSYEGISLRGFRFWVHLQDVVYSLRQFGFTEENIDEIKETLMGSNLYLLVLTALITALQLICEFLALKNDFSSWRKKKNMVGMSRKSVLWRSLSTLLIFLHLLEETSLLVLLPVGLGACVEVWKVFKVYKIHLLWRSSNLHLNKLDEEERKTLEYDTQASRYLSYLVYPLCISGAIFSLAYLRQKNYYSWLINSLVTGVYAFGFLSMAPQLFINHKLKSVSHLQGTVLMYRGVNTLISDLCSCASFFSGSFSSSHQLSCFRDELLFLLYLYQRRLYAAKARRRDSGSHSKKVKTQ, encoded by the exons ATGTTTCCGTCGTGTTGCTCCAAACCCGCGGCGGACGGCGGTAAGAGGAGCAGCTCCGTGGCCAAGCTGCTGCTCGGGGTGTTTGTGGTGTACTCGCTGCACACAGCCTGGCTGCTGTACGGCTTCCTCAACACCAGACCCTGCGACGGAGGCAGAGGAGAGACCTGCATCTCCTCCTACCTGACAGCCAGACCCAGACTACAG CTGAGTGTGTTTACCTGCCTCATGCCAGACAACAGCCAACTCAACCTCGCTGTAAAAATAGACCCATTTGACCCACATTCGTCATTTGAAAG GCAGGTGAATGTCTCTCTGCCAGAGGAGACCCGGGCTAATGGCACTCTGTATGCAGTCGTCTATGTTCACAAAGCCAGTGTTTCACCTCTGGAGGACAGCAGAGAAGTCCACTATGCGGCTCAGCTCACCACCCacatcacacccacacacccagaGGGGCAGAGAGACCCGCAGAAG AGGTCCAGCCCCAAACCAGAGAATCCTGTGTCCCATTGGAGACCTCACCTGTCAGTCACCATGATGTCAGAGGACTTCACCTTCAACAAGGCGGGGCTTCCCAGTGATGTGCGGCGATACATGAGAGT GTCTCAGGAAAGACACCAGATGATCtaccttcctctgctgctggttaATGAACTCAGCGTCAGAGTCAGAGACCTCATG AAGATCAACAGCAGCACTGTTCACCTCCCTCTGACTGTGTCCTACGAGGGAATCTCTCTAAGGGGATTCAGGTTTTGGGTCCATCTGCAGGATGTGGTTTATTCCCTACGACAGTTTG GCTTCACTGAGGAAAACATTGATGAAATTAAAGAAACTCTGATGGGATCCAATCTCTACCTGTTAGTGCTGACTGCACTCATCACTGCTCTGCAG CTCATCTGTGAATTCCTGGCTCTTAAAAATGACTTCAGCTcttggagaaaaaagaagaacatgGTGGGAATGTCCAGAAAGTCAG tttTGTGGCGTAGTCTCAGTACTTTGCTGATTTTCCTTCATCTGCTGGAGGAGACCAGTCTGCTGGTGCTGCTTCCTGTGGGACTGGGGGCGTGTGTGGAG GTGTGGAAGGTATTTAAAGTGTATAAGATCCATTTGCTGTGGAGAAGCTCCAACCTGCAC TTGAATAAACTggatgaagaagagagaaagacactggAGTATGACACACAG GCGTCCAGATACTTGTCCTACTTGGTTTATCCTTTGTGTATCAGTGGAGCTATTTTCTCTCTGGCCTACTTACGCCAAAAGAA CTATTATTCCTGGTTGATCAACAGCCTGGTGACTG GAGTTTACGCCTTTGGCTTCCTGTCCATGGCCCCTCAGCTCTTCATTAACCACAAG TTGAAGTCTGTGAGTCACCTGCAGGGGACGGTGTTGATGTACAGA GGAGTGAACACGCTGATCTCAGATCTGTGCTCTTGCGCCTCCTTTTTCTCTGgatccttctcctcctctcatcaaCTCTCCTGCTTCAGAGATGAGCTGCTGTTCCTCCTCTACCTCTACCAGCGAAG GCTTTACGCCGCCAAGGCCAGAAGACGAGACTCTGGGAGCCACAGCAAGAAAGTAAAAACTCAGTGA